A window of Haliscomenobacter hydrossis DSM 1100 contains these coding sequences:
- a CDS encoding TlpA disulfide reductase family protein → MQKIWLLLVLTTGLGSLKAQQVFESFDDFAPLLERTQTDTTYVINFWATWCGPCVKELPYFEQLNHSLAQQKVSIILVSLDFRKDLETKLKPFLAQRQFSASVAALVDSRQQLWIDKIDSSWSGALPATLVYRGDVRKFKEGEFDDFEELQQFVLGFFDPKN, encoded by the coding sequence ATGCAAAAGATATGGTTATTACTTGTCCTCACGACGGGCTTGGGTAGCTTGAAAGCACAACAAGTATTTGAATCATTTGACGATTTTGCACCTTTACTGGAGCGAACCCAAACGGATACCACTTACGTGATTAATTTTTGGGCCACCTGGTGTGGGCCATGTGTAAAAGAATTGCCTTATTTCGAACAGTTAAACCATAGTTTGGCACAGCAAAAGGTCAGTATTATTTTGGTAAGTTTGGACTTTCGCAAAGATTTGGAAACCAAATTGAAACCTTTTTTAGCCCAGAGACAATTTTCAGCTTCAGTAGCCGCGTTAGTAGACAGCAGGCAACAGCTATGGATTGATAAAATCGATTCCAGTTGGAGTGGGGCTTTGCCTGCTACTTTGGTGTACCGGGGTGATGTACGCAAGTTTAAAGAAGGAGAATTTGATGATTTTGAAGAACTTCAGCAATTTGTGCTTGGTTTTTTTGACCCCAAAAACTAA
- a CDS encoding thioredoxin family protein, producing MKTKTGLGIGFFASVLFLLFSFPNLPTVAGLKVGDIAPDFQLKSTSGKMVTLKDYKSAKGYIVIFTCNTCPYAQAYEQRIIDLHNKMEPMGWPVVAIMPNDPSVQPGDGFDRMTERAKQQKYPFEYLLDEGQKVFPAYGAARTPHVFLLDKDRKVRYIGAIDDNADDESLITRRYVEEAIAAVEKGNEPDPNLTKAVGCMIKVKK from the coding sequence ATGAAAACAAAAACTGGATTGGGAATCGGATTTTTTGCAAGTGTCCTTTTCCTTTTGTTCTCTTTTCCCAACTTGCCCACGGTGGCAGGTCTGAAAGTTGGAGACATTGCTCCTGATTTTCAGTTGAAAAGTACCAGTGGAAAAATGGTTACCCTCAAAGATTACAAATCCGCAAAAGGATACATTGTAATCTTTACTTGCAACACCTGTCCGTATGCACAGGCATACGAGCAACGCATCATTGATTTGCACAACAAAATGGAACCCATGGGTTGGCCGGTGGTGGCCATTATGCCCAATGACCCCTCGGTACAACCTGGGGATGGTTTTGACCGCATGACCGAACGTGCCAAACAACAGAAATACCCCTTTGAGTACCTTTTGGATGAGGGACAAAAAGTATTTCCTGCATATGGAGCAGCTCGCACTCCCCACGTTTTTTTACTCGATAAAGACCGGAAAGTGCGCTATATTGGTGCCATCGACGACAACGCCGACGATGAATCACTCATTACCCGTCGGTATGTGGAAGAAGCCATTGCCGCCGTGGAAAAAGGCAATGAACCCGATCCCAACCTGACCAAAGCAGTTGGGTGTATGATCAAAGTGAAGAAATAG
- the rluF gene encoding 23S rRNA pseudouridine(2604) synthase RluF: MDSISLNKYISETGICSRREADKFIEAGRVSLNGVVATKGNRVASGDTVLLDGKPLRSNPKRIYLAFHKPKGLTCTTDLRDRTNVIAYINHPQRIFPIGRLDKDSEGLIFLTNDGDIVNKILRSRNGHEKEYIVVVDKPFAPDFIRRMSNGIPILGTTTKKCVVEQKGQSTFRIILTQGLNRQIRRMCEYMGYEVKKLKRIRIMSIKLDDLAPGKWRYFSEAEIQEIEELLEESTNSYE, from the coding sequence ATGGATTCGATTAGTTTAAACAAATACATCTCGGAAACGGGAATTTGCTCCCGACGAGAAGCAGATAAGTTCATCGAAGCCGGTCGGGTGAGCCTGAATGGAGTCGTTGCCACAAAAGGAAATCGGGTCGCATCAGGAGATACCGTTTTGTTGGATGGGAAGCCCCTGCGCAGTAACCCCAAGCGCATTTACCTCGCTTTTCACAAGCCCAAAGGTTTGACTTGTACCACCGACCTCCGCGACCGAACCAACGTAATCGCGTACATCAACCACCCTCAACGGATTTTTCCGATTGGCCGTTTGGACAAGGATTCCGAAGGCCTGATTTTTTTGACCAACGATGGCGATATCGTCAACAAAATCCTGCGCTCCCGCAATGGGCACGAGAAGGAGTATATTGTGGTGGTAGACAAACCCTTTGCGCCGGATTTTATCCGCCGCATGAGCAATGGTATCCCCATTTTGGGCACGACCACCAAAAAATGTGTGGTGGAACAAAAAGGCCAATCCACTTTCCGCATTATCCTGACCCAAGGTCTGAATCGTCAGATTCGGCGCATGTGTGAATACATGGGTTATGAGGTGAAGAAGTTGAAACGCATCCGCATTATGTCCATCAAACTGGACGACCTGGCGCCGGGCAAATGGCGCTATTTTAGCGAAGCAGAAATTCAGGAAATAGAGGAGCTGCTGGAAGAGAGTACCAACAGTTACGAATAA